From the Helicobacter pylori genome, one window contains:
- a CDS encoding DUF2018 family protein — protein MRDYSELEIFEGNPLDKWNDIIFHASRKLSKKELERLLELLALLETFIEKEDLEEKFESFAKALRMDEELQQKIESRKTDIVIQSMANILSGNE, from the coding sequence ATGAGAGATTACAGCGAGCTTGAAATTTTTGAGGGAAACCCCTTAGACAAGTGGAATGACATTATTTTTCATGCGAGCAGAAAGCTTTCTAAAAAAGAGCTAGAAAGGCTTTTAGAGCTTTTGGCTCTTTTGGAAACTTTTATAGAAAAAGAAGACTTGGAAGAAAAGTTTGAATCTTTCGCTAAAGCTTTAAGAATGGATGAAGAGTTGCAACAAAAAATAGAGAGCAGAAAAACAGACATTGTGATCCAATCCATGGCGAATATTCTTAGTGGGAATGAATGA
- a CDS encoding polyprenyl synthetase family protein, with protein sequence MQEKQLQAIQNKIASWIKEIESGFIDALFSKIGPSKMLRSKLMLALLDEETDAILLDKAFNLCAIVEMIQTASLLHDDVIDKATMRRKLPSINALFGNFNAVMLGDVFYSKAFFELSKMGESIAQILSNAVLRLSRGEIEDVFVGECFNSDKQKYWRILEDKTAHFIEASLKSMAILLNKDAKMYADFGLHFGMAFQIIDDLLDITQDANTLGKPNFSDFKEGKTTLPYLLLYEKLNPHEQGLLISYFKQDSHEIIEWTKEKFKQHGIIEETLKIAQVYSKKALEAIKGENNLILEKLAQDVIYRTF encoded by the coding sequence ATGCAAGAAAAACAACTTCAAGCCATTCAAAACAAAATCGCTTCTTGGATCAAGGAAATTGAAAGCGGCTTTATAGATGCATTGTTTTCTAAGATTGGCCCTTCAAAAATGCTGCGTTCCAAACTCATGCTCGCTTTGTTAGACGAAGAAACAGACGCTATTTTATTAGATAAAGCCTTCAATTTGTGCGCGATTGTAGAAATGATACAGACCGCTTCTTTATTGCATGATGATGTGATTGACAAAGCGACCATGCGCCGAAAGCTCCCTAGCATTAACGCTCTTTTTGGGAATTTTAACGCCGTGATGCTTGGGGATGTGTTTTATTCTAAAGCCTTTTTTGAATTGTCTAAAATGGGGGAATCCATCGCTCAAATCCTCTCTAATGCGGTTTTAAGGCTCTCTAGGGGCGAGATTGAAGACGTGTTTGTGGGGGAATGTTTTAATAGCGACAAACAAAAATACTGGCGTATTTTAGAAGACAAGACCGCTCATTTCATAGAAGCGAGCTTAAAGAGCATGGCGATTCTTTTAAATAAAGATGCGAAAATGTATGCGGATTTTGGGTTGCATTTTGGCATGGCGTTTCAAATCATTGATGATTTGTTAGACATCACTCAAGACGCCAACACTCTAGGTAAGCCCAATTTTAGCGATTTTAAAGAGGGCAAGACCACTCTACCCTACTTGCTTTTATATGAAAAATTGAATCCGCATGAACAAGGGCTTTTAATTTCTTATTTTAAACAAGATAGTCATGAAATCATAGAATGGACTAAGGAAAAATTCAAGCAACATGGTATCATAGAAGAAACCCTTAAGATCGCTCAAGTTTATTCTAAAAAGGCCCTTGAAGCCATTAAAGGGGAAAACAATTTGATTTTAGAAAAACTAGCGCAAGACGTCATTTATAGGACTTTTTAA
- the hemC gene encoding hydroxymethylbilane synthase, translating into MGNLVIGSRGSELALWQANHIKERLKKECSMESEIQIVKTTGDKILDAPLNKIGGKGLFTKELEELLLKGAIDLAVHSLKDVPVVFEKGLDLACITKRADVRDTFLSVKFPDLMSLPKGAKVGTTSLRRSMQIKFKRKDLDTESLRGNVQTRLKKLECGEFDAIILAEAGLCRLNVQGAKYRKAFSVEEMIPSMGQGALGVEMLKNHKHFITLQKLNDEESAFCCHLEREFIKGLNGGCQIPIGVHASLMGNEVKIQAVLGLPNGKEVITKEKQGDKTKAFDLIQELLEEFLQSGAKEILEKVQLF; encoded by the coding sequence GTGGGAAATTTAGTGATTGGCTCTAGGGGGAGCGAACTGGCCTTATGGCAAGCGAATCACATTAAAGAACGCTTGAAAAAAGAATGCTCTATGGAAAGCGAGATTCAAATCGTTAAAACCACGGGCGATAAAATCTTAGACGCACCCTTAAATAAGATTGGCGGTAAGGGGCTATTCACTAAGGAATTGGAAGAATTGCTTTTAAAAGGCGCAATTGATTTGGCGGTGCATTCTTTAAAAGATGTGCCGGTCGTGTTTGAAAAGGGGTTAGACTTGGCATGCATCACCAAAAGGGCTGATGTGAGGGACACTTTTTTGAGCGTGAAATTCCCTGATTTGATGAGTTTGCCTAAAGGGGCCAAGGTTGGCACGACTTCTTTAAGGCGCTCCATGCAGATCAAATTCAAACGAAAAGATCTAGACACAGAAAGCTTAAGGGGGAATGTCCAAACCCGTTTGAAAAAGCTTGAATGCGGTGAATTTGACGCTATCATTTTGGCTGAAGCCGGGTTGTGCCGCTTAAACGTTCAAGGGGCGAAATACCGCAAGGCTTTTAGCGTAGAAGAAATGATTCCTAGCATGGGTCAGGGGGCTTTAGGGGTAGAAATGCTCAAAAACCACAAGCATTTTATCACGCTCCAAAAACTCAACGATGAAGAAAGCGCGTTTTGCTGCCATTTAGAAAGGGAGTTTATTAAGGGGCTTAATGGAGGGTGTCAGATCCCTATTGGCGTGCATGCGAGTTTAATGGGCAATGAGGTTAAAATCCAGGCGGTTTTGGGCTTGCCTAACGGGAAAGAAGTCATCACTAAAGAAAAACAAGGGGATAAAACTAAGGCGTTTGATTTAATTCAAGAGCTTTTAGAAGAATTTTTACAAAGCGGGGCGAAAGAGATTTTAGAAAAGGTGCAGTTGTTTTAA
- a CDS encoding c-type cytochrome → MRLLIAPILFLWWLSLNAKEADFISDWEYGLALYKNPRGVACAKCHGIKGEQQEITFYYEKGEKKILYAPKINHLDFKTFKDALSLGKGMMPKYNLNLEEIQAIYLYITSLGHKDERKDPSKP, encoded by the coding sequence ATGCGTTTATTGATTGCGCCAATTTTGTTCTTGTGGTGGTTAAGCTTGAATGCTAAAGAAGCGGATTTCATCTCTGATTGGGAATACGGGCTGGCTCTTTATAAAAACCCTAGGGGTGTTGCGTGCGCGAAATGCCATGGCATTAAAGGCGAACAACAAGAAATCACTTTTTATTATGAAAAAGGCGAAAAAAAAATCCTCTACGCCCCTAAAATCAACCATTTGGATTTTAAAACCTTTAAAGACGCCTTGAGTTTGGGCAAAGGCATGATGCCTAAATACAACTTGAATTTAGAAGAAATCCAAGCGATTTACCTTTATATCACCTCTTTAGGACATAAAGACGAGCGTAAGGATCCTTCCAAGCCTTAA
- the proS gene encoding proline--tRNA ligase, whose protein sequence is MLFSKLFAPTLKEPPKDAVLKSHKHLAQAGYIYQVGSGIYNFLPLAKKVLDKIENITHKRMQEHGAQNILMSFVVLASLWEKSGRLDKYGKELLVFKDRKDNDFVLSPTLEENITEIAANFIKSYKQLPVHLYQIHTKFRDEIRPRFGLVRAREFIMKDGYSFHEDTESLDKEFLNTQSAYKEILSDLGLDFRIVEADSGAIGGSKSREFVVLTECGEDTIVVCQNCDYAANIEIAKRSKRPEPLNVPKAQLAKFPTPNTTSAQSVAEFFKTEPYFVLKALVKKVIHKDKETLACFFVRGDDNLEETKALNALNIIGANALELREANEEDLNKAGLIAGFIGPYGLKKHVCYIIFDEDLKDSDCLIVGANEKDFHAVGVDLKGFENLVYADIVQVKESDCCPNCQGALKYHKSLEVGHIFKLGQGYAKSLKASFLDKNGKERFFEMGCYGIGISRLLSAILEQKSDDLGCVWTKNTAPFDVVIVVSNLKDEAQKKLAFEVYERLLQKGIDVLLDDRDARFGAKMRDFELIGERLALIVGKQTLESKEFECIKRANLEKQTLKDTELEEKILEMLESE, encoded by the coding sequence ATGCTATTTTCAAAACTTTTTGCCCCCACTCTCAAAGAACCCCCAAAAGACGCCGTGTTAAAAAGCCATAAACACTTAGCTCAAGCAGGATACATTTATCAAGTAGGCAGTGGGATTTATAATTTCCTACCCTTAGCTAAAAAAGTGCTAGACAAAATAGAAAACATCACGCACAAACGCATGCAAGAGCATGGGGCGCAAAATATTTTAATGAGTTTTGTGGTTTTGGCGAGTTTGTGGGAAAAATCAGGCCGTTTGGATAAATACGGCAAGGAATTATTGGTTTTTAAAGACCGAAAAGACAATGATTTTGTTTTAAGCCCCACTTTAGAAGAAAATATCACCGAAATTGCCGCTAATTTCATCAAAAGCTACAAGCAATTACCCGTGCATCTCTATCAAATCCACACGAAATTCCGTGATGAGATCCGCCCACGATTCGGGCTAGTGAGAGCGAGGGAATTTATCATGAAAGATGGTTATAGCTTTCATGAAGATACTGAAAGCTTGGATAAGGAATTTTTAAACACGCAGAGCGCTTATAAAGAGATTTTAAGCGATTTGGGTTTGGATTTTCGCATTGTGGAAGCGGATAGCGGGGCGATTGGGGGGAGCAAAAGCAGGGAATTTGTCGTTTTAACTGAATGCGGGGAAGACACGATCGTGGTGTGTCAAAATTGCGATTATGCCGCCAATATTGAAATCGCTAAACGCTCTAAAAGGCCTGAGCCTTTAAATGTCCCCAAAGCGCAATTAGCGAAATTCCCTACCCCTAATACCACTAGCGCGCAAAGCGTGGCGGAGTTTTTCAAAACAGAGCCTTATTTTGTTTTAAAAGCGCTTGTTAAAAAAGTGATCCACAAAGATAAAGAAACCCTAGCGTGCTTTTTTGTTAGGGGCGATGACAATTTAGAAGAGACTAAAGCCCTAAACGCCTTGAACATTATAGGGGCGAACGCTTTGGAATTAAGAGAGGCCAATGAAGAAGATTTAAATAAAGCAGGGCTAATAGCGGGCTTTATAGGGCCTTATGGCTTGAAAAAACATGTTTGTTATATTATCTTTGATGAAGATTTAAAAGATAGCGATTGCTTGATCGTTGGGGCTAATGAAAAGGATTTTCATGCGGTGGGCGTGGATTTAAAAGGGTTTGAAAACCTTGTTTATGCGGATATTGTCCAGGTTAAAGAGAGCGATTGTTGCCCTAATTGTCAAGGAGCGTTGAAATACCATAAGAGTTTGGAGGTGGGGCATATTTTCAAACTCGGGCAAGGCTATGCTAAAAGTTTGAAGGCTAGTTTCTTGGATAAGAATGGCAAAGAGCGGTTTTTTGAAATGGGGTGCTATGGGATAGGCATTAGCCGATTGCTCAGTGCGATTTTAGAGCAAAAAAGCGATGATCTAGGCTGTGTATGGACGAAAAATACCGCTCCTTTTGATGTGGTGATCGTGGTTTCTAACCTGAAAGATGAAGCGCAAAAAAAACTCGCTTTTGAAGTGTATGAAAGGCTGCTCCAAAAGGGCATTGATGTGCTATTAGATGACAGAGACGCTCGTTTTGGGGCGAAGATGAGGGATTTTGAATTGATTGGGGAGCGGTTAGCGTTGATTGTTGGGAAGCAAACTTTAGAGAGCAAGGAATTTGAATGCATCAAACGCGCTAATTTAGAAAAACAAACGCTTAAAGACACCGAATTAGAAGAAAAAATTTTAGAAATGTTAGAAAGCGAATAA
- a CDS encoding flagellar basal body P-ring protein FlgI — translation MKRVFLWLIFVLAFHKLLAEKIGDIASVVGVRDNQLIGYGLVIGLNGTGDKSGSKFTMQSISNMLESVNVKISADDIKSKNVAAVMITASLPPFARQGDKIDIHISSIGDAKSIQGGTLVMTPLNAVDGNIYALAQGAIVSGNSSNLLSANIINGATIEREVSYDLFHKNAMTLSLKNPNFKNAIQVQNTLNKVFGNKVAIALDPKTIQITRPERLSMVEFLALVQEIPINYSAKNKIIVDEKSGTIVSGVDIIVHPIVVTSQDITLKITKEPLNDFKNTQDLDNNMSLDTAHNTLSSNGKSITIAGVVKALQKIGVSAKGMVSILQALKKSGAISAEMEIL, via the coding sequence TTGAAACGGGTGTTTTTGTGGCTTATTTTTGTATTAGCCTTCCACAAGCTTTTGGCAGAAAAAATAGGCGATATAGCGAGCGTGGTGGGCGTAAGGGATAACCAGCTGATTGGCTATGGGCTTGTGATTGGCTTAAATGGCACAGGGGATAAATCCGGCTCAAAATTCACCATGCAATCCATTTCTAACATGCTAGAGAGCGTGAATGTTAAGATCTCTGCAGATGATATTAAATCTAAAAATGTCGCTGCCGTGATGATTACAGCCTCCTTGCCCCCCTTTGCAAGACAGGGCGATAAAATTGATATTCACATTTCTTCTATTGGCGATGCGAAATCCATTCAAGGAGGGACTTTGGTGATGACCCCTTTAAATGCGGTAGATGGGAATATTTACGCCCTCGCTCAAGGGGCTATCGTTTCGGGTAATTCTAGTAACTTGCTCTCAGCCAATATCATCAACGGAGCGACTATTGAAAGGGAGGTTTCGTATGATTTGTTCCATAAAAACGCCATGACTTTAAGCCTGAAAAACCCCAATTTTAAAAACGCTATCCAAGTGCAAAACACTTTAAATAAGGTATTTGGTAATAAAGTAGCCATAGCACTAGATCCCAAAACCATTCAAATCACTCGCCCAGAGCGTCTTTCTATGGTGGAGTTTTTAGCTTTAGTGCAAGAAATCCCTATTAATTACAGCGCGAAAAATAAGATCATTGTAGATGAAAAATCAGGCACGATCGTTTCAGGAGTGGATATAATAGTGCATCCTATAGTGGTTACAAGCCAAGACATCACGCTTAAAATCACTAAAGAGCCTTTAAATGATTTTAAAAACACGCAAGATTTAGACAATAACATGTCCTTAGACACCGCTCACAACACGCTGAGCTCTAACGGGAAAAGCATCACCATTGCCGGGGTGGTAAAAGCCTTACAAAAAATTGGCGTGAGCGCTAAGGGGATGGTTTCAATCTTGCAAGCCCTAAAAAAAAGCGGCGCGATTAGCGCTGAAATGGAGATACTATGA
- the hemA gene encoding glutamyl-tRNA reductase — protein MELETHLSKYFTLAFTHKSMSLEMREKLAINSPIMLKEFLQTIKTHCPNIKECMVLSTCNRFEIYASLKHGANTHEQKSTLLKILAQNKKMSVSDLEKCVLINTDESAVHHVFSVCSSLDSLVVGETQITGQMKNAYKFAFEEKFCSKDLTRLLHFAFKCAAKVRNLTGISKQGVSISSVAVKEALNIFEKERIKDKKALVIGLGEMAQLVIKHLLNKQFEVLILGRNAAKFEDFVKELEEPKKVGFQNIENLSAYINEYELLFCATSSPNFIVRNSMLKETIFRRFWFDLAVPRNIEKPTLNHIFLYSVDDLEPMVKENVGNRQESRTKAYEIVGLATMEFYQWIQSLEVEPLIKDLRELARISAQKELQKALKKRYVPKEYEGNIEKILHNAFNTFLHHPTIALKKNAQKEESDVLVGAIKNLFNLDKSNANHVQNLNLYKCEYYEE, from the coding sequence ATGGAGTTAGAAACTCATTTGTCAAAATATTTCACTCTAGCCTTTACGCATAAAAGCATGAGCTTAGAAATGCGCGAAAAACTCGCTATCAATTCGCCCATAATGCTTAAAGAATTTTTACAAACGATTAAAACCCACTGCCCTAATATCAAAGAGTGCATGGTGCTATCCACATGCAATCGCTTTGAAATCTATGCGAGCCTGAAACACGGTGCTAATACTCATGAACAAAAAAGCACGTTATTAAAGATTTTGGCTCAAAATAAAAAAATGAGCGTGTCTGATTTAGAAAAATGCGTTTTAATCAACACTGATGAAAGCGCCGTCCATCATGTCTTTAGCGTGTGCAGCAGTTTGGATAGCTTGGTGGTGGGGGAAACTCAAATCACAGGGCAGATGAAAAACGCCTATAAATTCGCCTTTGAAGAGAAATTTTGCTCCAAAGATTTAACCCGATTGCTCCATTTTGCTTTCAAATGCGCCGCTAAAGTGCGCAATCTAACCGGCATTTCCAAGCAAGGGGTCTCCATCTCTTCAGTGGCGGTCAAAGAAGCGCTTAATATTTTTGAAAAAGAAAGGATTAAGGATAAAAAAGCCCTTGTGATAGGGCTTGGCGAGATGGCTCAATTAGTCATCAAGCACCTTTTAAACAAGCAATTTGAAGTGCTTATTTTAGGGCGTAATGCGGCTAAATTTGAAGATTTTGTCAAGGAATTAGAAGAGCCTAAAAAAGTGGGCTTTCAAAATATAGAAAACTTAAGCGCTTATATCAACGAATACGAACTGCTTTTTTGCGCCACTTCTTCGCCGAATTTTATCGTGCGAAATTCCATGTTAAAAGAAACGATTTTCAGGCGTTTTTGGTTTGATTTAGCCGTGCCACGGAATATTGAAAAGCCGACGCTAAATCATATTTTCTTATACAGCGTGGATGATTTAGAGCCTATGGTGAAAGAAAATGTGGGAAACAGGCAAGAAAGCCGAACGAAAGCTTATGAGATTGTAGGGCTTGCCACAATGGAATTTTACCAATGGATCCAAAGTTTAGAAGTAGAGCCTTTGATTAAGGATTTAAGGGAATTGGCTAGGATTTCAGCCCAAAAGGAATTGCAAAAGGCGCTCAAAAAACGCTACGTGCCTAAAGAATACGAAGGCAATATTGAAAAGATCTTGCACAACGCATTCAACACCTTTTTGCACCACCCTACTATCGCTTTAAAAAAGAACGCCCAAAAAGAAGAATCCGATGTGCTTGTGGGCGCGATTAAAAACTTGTTTAATTTAGACAAATCTAACGCTAACCATGTCCAGAATTTGAATCTCTATAAATGCGAATATTACGAGGAATAA
- the hcpE gene encoding Sel1-like repeat protein HcpE, which produces MSVKILKILVGGLLFWGLNAHLWGKQDNSFLGIGERAYKRGNYSKAASYFKKACNDGVSEGCTQLGIIYENGQGTRIDYKKALEYYKTACQADDREGCFGLGGLYDEGLGTAQNYQEAIDAYAKACVLKHPESCYNLGIIYDRKIKGNAAQAVTYYQKSCNFDMAKGCYVLGTAYEKGFLEVKQSNHKAVIYYLKACRLNEGQACRALGSLFENGDAGLDEDFEVAFDYLQKACALNNSGGCASLGSMYMLGRYVKKDPQKAFNYFKQECDMGSAVSCSRMGFMYSQGDTVPKDLRKALDNYERGCDMGDEVGCFALAGMYYNMKDKENAIMIYDKGCKLGMKQACENLTKLRGY; this is translated from the coding sequence ATGAGTGTCAAAATTTTAAAAATATTAGTTGGGGGGTTGCTTTTTTGGGGCTTGAACGCCCATTTATGGGGGAAACAAGACAATAGCTTTTTAGGGATTGGTGAAAGAGCCTATAAAAGAGGGAATTATTCTAAAGCGGCGTCTTATTTTAAAAAAGCATGCAACGATGGGGTGAGTGAAGGCTGCACGCAATTAGGAATCATTTATGAAAACGGGCAAGGCACTAGAATAGATTATAAAAAAGCCCTAGAATATTATAAAACCGCATGCCAAGCTGATGATAGGGAAGGGTGTTTTGGCTTAGGGGGGCTTTATGATGAGGGTTTAGGAACGGCTCAAAATTATCAAGAGGCCATTGACGCTTACGCTAAGGCGTGCGTTTTAAAACACCCTGAGAGTTGCTACAATTTAGGCATTATTTATGATAGAAAAATCAAAGGCAATGCCGCTCAAGCGGTTACTTACTATCAAAAAAGCTGTAATTTTGATATGGCTAAGGGGTGTTATGTTTTAGGCACTGCCTATGAAAAAGGCTTTTTAGAAGTCAAACAGAGCAACCATAAAGCCGTCATCTATTATTTGAAAGCGTGCCGATTGAATGAGGGGCAGGCTTGCCGAGCGTTAGGGAGTTTGTTTGAAAATGGCGATGCAGGGCTTGATGAAGATTTTGAAGTGGCGTTTGATTATTTGCAAAAAGCTTGTGCTTTAAACAATTCTGGTGGTTGCGCGAGTTTAGGCTCTATGTATATGTTGGGCAGGTATGTCAAAAAAGACCCTCAAAAGGCTTTCAATTATTTCAAACAAGAATGCGATATGGGGAGCGCGGTGAGTTGTTCTAGGATGGGCTTTATGTATTCGCAAGGGGACACTGTTCCAAAAGACTTGAGGAAAGCCCTTGATAATTATGAAAGAGGTTGCGATATGGGCGATGAAGTGGGTTGCTTCGCTCTAGCGGGCATGTATTACAACATGAAAGATAAAGAAAACGCCATAATGATTTATGACAAGGGCTGTAAATTGGGCATGAAACAGGCATGCGAAAACCTTACCAAACTTAGAGGGTATTGA
- the dps gene encoding DNA starvation/stationary phase protection protein, with translation MKTFEILKHLQADAIVLFMKVHNFHWNVKGTDFFNVHKATEEIYEEFADMFDDLAERIVQLGHHPLVTLSEALKLTRVKEETKTSFHSKDIFKEILGDYKHLEKEFKELSNTAEKEGDKVTVTYADDQLAKLQKSIWMLEAHLA, from the coding sequence ATGAAAACATTTGAAATTTTAAAACATTTGCAAGCGGATGCGATCGTGTTGTTTATGAAAGTGCATAACTTCCATTGGAATGTGAAAGGTACCGATTTTTTCAATGTGCATAAAGCCACTGAAGAAATTTATGAAGAGTTTGCAGACATGTTTGATGATCTCGCTGAAAGGATCGTTCAATTAGGACACCACCCCTTAGTGACTTTATCTGAAGCGCTCAAACTCACTCGTGTGAAAGAAGAAACTAAAACGAGCTTCCACTCTAAAGACATCTTTAAAGAAATTCTAGGCGATTACAAACACCTAGAAAAAGAATTTAAAGAGCTTTCTAACACCGCTGAAAAAGAAGGCGATAAAGTCACCGTAACTTATGCGGACGATCAATTAGCCAAGTTGCAAAAATCCATTTGGATGCTAGAAGCCCATTTGGCTTAA
- the flgS gene encoding acid survival sensor histidine kinase, protein MKKSKRLKRPYLKNSPLKRSYKASSFKGLLENENNVISLENFKPKESEDLLENFSNKKDMQELLELLNQFILQSYKVEKEFKDYKALYEWVIEILPQAIWVMNENGSFFYKNSLANQSHEVFNKAKLGNFNTEIEHENKSYLVQQNSIQGKQIITATDISAQKRQERLASMGKISAHLAHEIRNPVGSISLLASVLLKHANEKTKPIVVELQKALWRVERIIKATLLFSKGIQANRTKQSLKTLESDLKEALNCYTYSKDIDFLFNFSDEEGFFDFDLMGIVLQNFLYNAIDAIEALEESEQGQVKIEAFIQNEFIVFTIIDNGKEVENKSALFEPFETTKLKGNGLGLALSLQVVKAHEGSIALLENQEKTFEIKILNAS, encoded by the coding sequence ATGAAAAAATCCAAGCGTTTAAAACGCCCTTATTTAAAAAACTCCCCTTTGAAACGCTCTTATAAGGCTTCTTCTTTCAAGGGGTTGTTGGAAAACGAAAATAATGTGATTTCATTAGAAAATTTTAAACCCAAAGAGAGCGAAGATTTATTAGAAAACTTTTCCAATAAAAAAGACATGCAAGAATTGCTAGAGCTTTTAAACCAATTCATTTTGCAAAGCTACAAGGTGGAAAAGGAGTTTAAGGATTATAAAGCCCTTTATGAATGGGTCATAGAAATTTTACCGCAAGCGATTTGGGTGATGAATGAAAACGGGAGCTTTTTTTATAAAAATTCTTTAGCCAATCAAAGCCATGAGGTGTTCAATAAGGCTAAATTAGGAAATTTTAACACTGAAATTGAGCATGAAAATAAAAGCTATTTAGTCCAGCAAAACAGCATTCAGGGCAAGCAAATCATCACCGCAACCGATATTAGCGCTCAAAAACGCCAAGAGCGGCTCGCTTCTATGGGGAAAATCTCAGCGCATTTGGCCCATGAGATCAGAAACCCTGTAGGCTCTATCTCTCTTTTAGCTTCGGTGTTATTAAAGCATGCGAACGAAAAGACTAAGCCCATTGTTGTAGAATTGCAAAAAGCTTTATGGCGCGTAGAAAGGATCATTAAAGCCACCTTGCTTTTTTCTAAAGGCATTCAAGCCAACCGCACCAAGCAAAGCTTGAAAACGCTAGAGAGCGATCTCAAAGAAGCCCTAAATTGCTACACTTACTCCAAAGACATTGATTTTCTTTTTAATTTTAGCGATGAAGAAGGGTTTTTTGACTTTGATTTAATGGGGATTGTGTTACAAAATTTCTTGTATAACGCCATTGATGCGATTGAAGCCTTAGAAGAGAGCGAACAGGGCCAGGTCAAAATTGAAGCGTTCATTCAAAATGAATTTATCGTCTTCACCATTATTGATAATGGCAAGGAAGTGGAAAACAAAAGCGCTTTATTTGAGCCTTTTGAAACCACTAAATTAAAGGGTAATGGCCTAGGGTTAGCCCTGTCTTTACAAGTCGTTAAAGCCCATGAAGGGAGCATTGCGCTATTAGAAAATCAAGAAAAAACCTTTGAAATTAAGATTCTTAACGCTTCTTGA